The DNA window TCGTAGGTTATGGTAATTTCGGATGTATGCTCGGTGATCGATCTATATGATGACTAAGTTTCAATGGATTTTTCGATCCTTTCGACGCTCAAGTCTCTTATGATCCTTATATTATCATGttaacaaataataatatatttttttatgttaataTTAATTACTAATCCTCGTCGGTTAGGTTAATACTATGTAATGTCACCTTTACCTTCTTTGCTCCTCGGAGTTATCATTAAAGAAGACACCCCCCTCATCTGTTCCGGTGGTGATGATGTGCTCGGCGCATATTTTTTATGTGCCACAGTTGGATTCCTTATATTGCTGCTGTTATGTCAAACTCCATGAAATGAAATGATGATCTTTTGGACAGCATGAGCTCATCATTCATCTGACTGCAGTCCTTGCGCATGATTTGCTCTTCCCTTTTATCACTGCTTCGACATAGGATGCCATGTGACAGTTCACACAGCTCTTCTTTTACCAGTCCAGCAATCAAATGGAGAAGAAGATGCTCTCCAGGACACTTGGAATTAATGGATCTCTGTGGACTGATGCCATAATAACTGGCAGCATGATTACGCTTTTGCGTAGGAGGTTCATTATGGACATGGCTTTTCCATTTAGGTGTGGAATTGCATGGATCGAACACCCAAAAGACCGCAGAAGAATCAATCACCTGCAGACCAATCCTTAGGGTTAAGGCTTTAAGCTTCGTCCCAAAAATAAGATGATCCAATCTGAATTCTTCTATAAAGACAACGAATCTATAGTCTTCCCTCTGATAGGATGTAGAAGATACTCATATCATGGTGGTACGATAGATTACTCCGCTAATTGCATGGTTTCACTGAGTAAATATATTTTTACTGGGAATATTATGTTAAATTAGGTTGTTATTATTCTTATTCGATCACTTGTTCTTCGTCGGAATGATAGTTGACGATGCTAGAGAAACCTATGAGAGACTAGAATTTCTTATCcgagaaaaaagaaagataaaaacaAACAGCACCATGCAAGATCAAGCAAACAACTATTATTCAGTCCGCAGCCTAACTTGTTTGTGTTTGGGTTCAGATTCTGAGCTTGTGAACTGGGTGCTGTATTCCCCCAGTCAACCGAGCTTTGGAAGGGACCATCTAATCGCTGGGTTTGTGTGTGTGAGAATTGATTTTCTTCGAtaaaatatataacataattaATTTAATTCTGATAATATATATTAGTCTATAGAAAAAAAGATCATATTAAAATATGATTCCTCGTAAGATGCTTGAAGAATGttcctaattacttatcttagACCCAGAGAATAAGAGAGGTCATGTATCTTATAGAGGATTAAAAAATTATAGTATCTCTCAACTCTTCTTTTTAACAATCAATCTAATTAATTCTGTGAAAGAATAGGAAGAGAATAGAAAGATCTAATTCTTAATTgataaaatcttatttttttagaTGACATCAAAATGTACACGTCATAAAattatatctaattttatttgattttaatcttaacataaaagattattttcgtatttaatataaatattaattttatactaatatatttaatataatataattgattttcatcttaacataaaagattatttccgtatttaatataatatattgattttatatcaaattcgaGTACACATTTCTGAAAGATGATATGACAAATGTCATAATCTGAGATCAAAATCAAGCAATCCATGTCCGCATAAAAAGAGTACATATATGGCTTCAAATTTATATTATAGTTAATGCGCATCTCAATTAATCTCtgacatgacaaagataaatcatCCAATCACTTTGGCCAAATGTTTAAGTCTTAGTGGGAGAGCAAAATATATGGAAAGGCTCTTAGATGTTCTTGGTTTTCTTTCTAATAGATTCAAAagcaatgaaaaaaattattataatttttcagAATTTATATGAGAGGTTATACAAGAGGATTTGTATTTAAGTTAGATGCTTATAATTGAACACATACTGAATAATTTTGATTTTCTCTGTAAGTAAATTTAAtatgttattataattttaattttctctgTGAATGTAAgtaaataatatcatatcatgTTAATCTTATGTCGATTTTTAATATACTATTTATTTGTTAATTTTTGAGATTCTTTCTCTTAATTTAAAGACTTTCATTTCTTGATTGTTTATATGGGAAGATGAACTGTTTCAATACAATTTTGAGACAGCCAAAGTCCTGCCAAGAACACCAAGCAGTTGTTTATATCCTTCTAATTTACTTACATAAGCAATGAAAATACAATATCTATCATTTGGTTAATTTGCAGATCCTTCTAATTCTCCACTATAAAAGTATGCATGAGCAATGAAAATAACTAAGATCAATATTCATACCAAGTAGTAATTGACTGCTAAAAGCCTGATTGCTTATATGGGAAGATGAACTATCAAGAATTTTCGTTTCCATACAATTTGAAGACAGGCCAAAATACTTCCAAGGACAGATaaaactttttcctttttttggtaGAAAGGAAACAAGACAGAGTTAGTACATTGACAAAGCAGAATTAAGCCACAAGGTTTCTACAGCTGCATCAGTCGACAAAGATTACATACACAGATCAAGGAGTAGCAATAAGAGTATGCCACATGACTTGGTTACCCAACAGGCAGAGGTCTTTGATCAAGGACATGTCTATTTTTCTTGATCAGTGGTTAGCAATGGTCACAGGAGTCTTCCCATCATCTTGCACTAAACATTCCCAGAACTGAAAGTGCAGTATGTTGGAAAGAGGAAACAACGACTACAGTCCACAGAAATCAGCAGCTGATGCTCAGTTGTTGAAGCACCGCCTCCATCGTCGGCCTCTGGTTCGCCATCTCACTCATACAAATCATCGCGATCCCCACCAGCTTCGTGGCCTCTGGTTTGGAGAAATTACCGTGAAGATTCTCATCGAGGGTGTCTTCTAGCTTGATGGAATCTGGACCTAGTCGCAACTGAGTTACGTTTGTCTTTCCTGTGAGGATTTGGAAGATGACAACTCCAAACGAGTAGACATCACTTTTCTCGGTGAACCGTCCAACTGTGGTGTACTCAGGAGCCAGATAACCCATTGCAGCACTGGCTTTGAGGGTCGAGAAGACGACATCATCAGCAAGAAGTTTGTGCAGaccagagccggagagccgaggggcGAAATGCTGATCGATAAGGATTTTTTCAGCTGATATGTTTTGGTGGACGATCGAGGGTTTGTTCGGTCTGCTACTGTGTAAATAATGGATGCCTGTACATACAAAGAAATTATCGAGGAAGCTTTAGTCACCTTATTACGATTACAAACCAGCAGGGAACATAATCACCATATCCATAAATACTATGCTAAGTTAAATCACTTTCATTCATGAAGAGAGGACACTGTTCGGTAAGGTTTCTCCTTGAGCCAGCAATTTAAATCTCAGGATTTATAATAAGAACAGTGGTGAATAGAAGCATCATTTAAAAATGTAAATGCCATTAACACGAGGTTAGTTTTGCTACCTTTTGCAATGCCTTTAATGATGGAAACTCTTGTAGGCCAGTCAAGAACTCTTTGGGCATTGTCCTTCACATCGAGATACTGCAATAAGCTCCCGTTTGTGACAAAATCATAGACGAGGAAGCACTCTCCCCTTCCCCTTGAGCAGCAGAACCCTCTCAGAGCTATGAGATTTTCGTGATGCAGAAGTGTGAGCAATTTCAGCCCTTTCAAGAATTCAGCCTCCTCGGTTTTGCAGCTTGTCTTGTTGATGCTTTTAATAGCAACAATGCTCCCATCTCGCAAGATGCCCTTATAAGTTGCAGCAAAATTGCTCTTCCCGAGCAAATTAACCTCTGAAAAGTACTGAGTCGCGCACTCCACCTCCTCCAGATTGAACCTAAAGCTCCGGGAGACCTCCTGAGAGAACCCAACACCACTCCTACCGTCAGCCAAAGGATCCCATCCATTGGAGTACTCGAGGCTGATGAGTGGGGAGGCACTCTTCCGAAACATTTCCTTTGGCTGGTCAGTGCTACACCGACTGTTTGAAACCTCAAGGGCACTGCCAATCTTTTGCTTCCTGCGACGGTACCACACAAAGGCAAATAGCCCACAGACCATCACACCAACTGCAACCACAACTATTCCGACAATGACAGTTCCACTGAAGGACTTCGGGGAGTTCAAGCAGCGAGAGGCATTGCAATTTGAGTTTAAGTTAGCTGACTCAGGAATCTGTTGCGGCCTGAATCCACGAGAATCAGGCCCGAAGGGTTCAGGTTTGTTCGGCATGAGGGGATCATCAGAATCACAAACTCCAAGCGAAGCAAATCCAACTCCACAAAGACCTTTATTGTTTCCATAATGGAATCCTCCACTCAGCCGCCTTAAACCTTCATTTATATCATAGAACAATGTTCAAGTCAATAGAAACAGCTTAAGGTGCAACATGAGGACCGTACACAAAGAAAAGAGATAACTTGGGTTTACCAGATGGGACATTGCCGGAAAGAGAGTTATTTCGAACATCGAGCACAGTCAACTGAGGGATCTGAGCTAGCTTGACAGGTATTGAACCAAATAGCCGATTAAAGCTCAAGTCCAATCGCGTCAACTGGGTTAGGTCTCCCAAGCTCGCGGGGATAGCGCCACTTAATTGATTGGATTGCAGAGCAAGAACACTAAGCTTCTTCAAACGCCCCAACTGGTTCGGTATACTCCCGGTAAGCTGGTTGTAGCACAGCTGCAAGACTGCAAACATGATGTATAAATGAAAAGGCAAGAAGTTTCACAATGAACTAAATCTAACTAGAGTTAAAACTAAAAGCATAAAGCCAATTTATCAGTTATGAAAGAAATGGAGGACTCTAATACACCATACAGCATTAATATATCCATATTCCACTATGCAAATTACATGGAATCTACACAAAAATTGCCGAAAAAGATAGAAACATGGAGTTAATGGAGACCTTTAGGAAGGATAGATACCAATGCTAGAACAAAGCAAAGCAGCTCTGACCCTACATATGTCAGCATCATTTTCTCGGGGGAACTTGACAttaaagagatgagttccaaaacTTTAATGGCATATCTGCAGCTAagagaaaatgttggaacaaaacCAATCTTGACAATTAATATGGCAACAGCATATGCCATCATACCATAACAACTTCATATGAAAGGGAGAATCAAATAAACCTGATTATAAATTAGTAAAAATATGGGAATATAACCTGAGTTTCTTGTAGTCAGAATGTTtaaaatataaagtcaatcattgaagcaaaaaaaaataaaaaaatgaaatctcGGAGAAAaatccatcttcttcttctactaaGCCAAATAGTACGCAAAATGCAGACTGTTGGTGAACAAAATCAACATTTTTCCTGTCTACTTGTGACTTTATAGTGCAAACAAACATGGAGGCGAGTCAAAAAAACAAGTGCAACGTCACTATTTTTCTCCTGTTGTCCCATCTCTTAGCcggaaagaaacaagaaaaggtgGGAAAAGAACTCACCTTGGAGGCTCGTCATGGTCCCAAGCTCCACGGGAATGCTTCCGGAGAGATTGTTCACGTTGAGGTAGAGGTCGGACAGCTCGGTGAGGTTGGCGATTTCTATCGGTATCTTCCCGCTGATGGCATTGTAGTGCAGGTATAGCCCGGAGAGGCACTTGAGGCCCGCAACCGCCGGCGAGATGGAGCCCGTGAGCCCCTTCCCTTGCAGCGATATGTTCGCCACCTTCCCGTGCTCATTGCAGGCCACTCCCTCGAAGTTTCCTCGGCACGGGTCCCCTTCGCTGGTCCATGATGAGAGGATCCGGTCCTCCGGATCCAGAGCCGCCTTCACCTCCATCAGCGCCCTCACCTCCGGGTTACCCCATGAGAGCTCGAGCTCCACAGCGAGAAGAAACAAGAGAACGAACCTGAACACAGGAACTAACGCCATTGGCCTAGAACCACCGGAAAAGACCGGAGACTTGGTGGCTTCGCTATATATCTCTCTCCAAAATCCGGTTTTTTTGAGGCCTTTGGAGTCGGAAATACAGGAAAAGGAAGAAAGGCGGCAGATTTCTCTGCTCTCTCACCCCCAAGTTTTGATTTTTATCGTCGCAACACCTAAGCCAGGATAGAAGGGAAGAAAGCCAGGATCTTTCTCTATATTTTATCTCCAAAACTCGATCTTTTCACAGGTGTGGGAGCGATGAAAAGGAGAGAAAGGAGTCAAAGCTCGCTGCCTTCGTTAGGGAGAGGAGTGGGAGCAGCCACAGCGGAAAAGGACAAGAGTGGGGAGGGAGAAAAGAGAGTGTGCTTTCTTTAATGAAAGAACCAACAGGAGAAACAGTGAATTGGAAATAAAATCAGATGGTGTCCACCATAATATTCCAAATTCCATACAAGAGTTTCTAATGCTTCCAAGTCAACAAAAGTTTTTGTAAGGTTTGGTGGCTAACAACTAGTAGATCAAAAGCTACCTTCTTGCAACCAAAAACAATATAAACTTTGGCAAATGCGGTGCTGTTACAATTTCCAGCCTTTTATTTGTCCAAAAAATCTTTTCTGGGCTGACAAGACTCTGCCTTCATCAGCTGCTCTTTCTTTTTGTCACCTTTTCCcaagataagaaaaaggatgacaATATAGTAACCTCTACCCCCTTGGGTGAGGAGTACCACAAGGCTACCCCTGGAAAGCTGCCATTGTGAGCTGTCCAACACAATAAAATGACACTTATTTCAAATTTTGAATCCCCACACCATGGGCCATGCAATCTTATAATTGTTTACCATAATACTTTCAACCACCCAATGGAGCACCCAAGCAACAGTACCAACATGTCAAGTGAGGTACTGACATGGTAGATAAGGTCTCTATCTTGAGGAAATCAGAAAGAGTTGTCTCATATATAAAAAGCATAGATGGAGAAGAGTGCCAAGTGCAGAGCCAGAACAGACAGGTGTCGAGACAAGGAAAAGAAGTCTGACACCTCGAGCCATTGCCATGGATGAGAGAGATGGGAAAGCGAACCTGACACCTCAAGCCATGCCCATGGTTTCCTCCGTGAGGCTAGCTCGGAGTAGCTGGGTTGATGTGATGGCTTGGCCATGGATACGTTTGGCTTCGGAGCCCTCAGTCAATGgactgatggatggatggatggaaggTGTGCGGCAATCTGTCGGTGAAACCAACGGAAATCTGCCTTCAATTAGGAAGCATCGTTTCATAGGCTCGAACTGTGTTTTCTAAAGTAAATGATATGATGATTTCACTGATCCCATATTGTGATTAAAACGATTAAAATCGACCAACATATTACGATTCATATGTCAACTCAATTTGACCTGTGAGTTCTTTGTAGCTGCTGACATTTATGATGAACCAAATCGATCAAGAATTTACCCGATCCAATTAATCGACTGTATCCGACATCGATAATTATGATAGGACACAGTAGCTTTAGGCCTTCAGGAATCAATATGAATCCCCACCACAAAACACTTTCTGAATGAGACAAAGTAGGATCTAAAAAGATGAGCATGACGAGCACTGTGTGACTAAGTGGCAGATATCAAAAGCCTAAAACATAGAGACATTTTAAATCTGTGGCTATGACATTGTTTAAAGAAAGATTATTAGTTTCTATCAAAGAAAACTCTTTCTGACTCTCATCATCATTTGAATCGAGCTGGAAACTAATTCGATTTCGATTCTATTTtcgaaataaaaatatattattttcaataTTATGATCGAAATAAACTATATattggactaacatttcattgaACTCAAGATCCCAAGTTGGATTTGATGatgtttatataaatcatcaaagTGCTTAGCTTCTAAAACATTAAAGCGAGGTTGTCTCGCACACCTTTTTCCTCGAGATTCCGAGGCATCAAAGCTTTCGATTCCCAATGCTTGTTTTGGTCCAAATTCCATCCTTTCAGCCGATGGGTGAGTACTTCAAATCGACCCTTTACAACCAAtgccaaaagagaagaaaaagcacCACCATCATGCAAAGCACTACTCCTCTCGCCATACACGAACGAACACGAAAGGAAAGGAcactccaccccccccccccccacatcgCACCGAACCCCCTCCTCTCCCCTTCGTTTGAATTCACATCGCATTACATGATGATTACCTACACATGTAACCTCGAGAACAGCACCAACATCAGCATGCATTGATGGTAGGGCTATTTATTGGAAGGAATCGATTGAATACTCAATTAGGATTGAGTTGGGGGAGGGTATTCAATTAGGATTTAAAGAGGCCGGTTAGGTAAGTGTGAAATGGGGAGGGAGGACGAGGACAAGCGTTGAAACAGGAGATGCAAATCATGCATCCAATCTTCTAGTATTCTCTTGTCTGAATTCAAATTGTTGGAACCAGTTTGGTTGGATGAGTTGGAAAGTAGGCAAGaacctaataaaataaaataaaattttccatTAAAGTAAtcacatttttattttaattaggaATTACAGAATGAGACTATCATATTGATTCCGATCATAAGAGGATAATTTTGATCCCTAAACATAATACTGTTAGGAGCATAAATGTCACTCAAAGGGGGTGGATTAGTACTGTCATAAAATTAAGTTGATTTGAAAACTAATTCGATCAAACCcgtatcaaaaatatatttaatttaaaaatatttataagaatagtaAACAAGTAAATCAATAAGTAATATGAATCAAAagcataaacaaaaatataaatcgaTTTATAATTATTCAGTCAATCTCGACCTACGTCCATTGTCGATTTATTCAAGGCTACAGGTttttactaccgatcttctttcgatgaacgaatatattataattatttctctttttcacaagctCAGAAGAGAACATTAACATCTCTCTTTCACATAAGACATCACTCCTCCTTTACAAAACTTCTATCTCTACGAGAAAGAGACTCTAAACTTTAAAATAGATTACAACACTTTTTACTTAaggtttttttctctctttctgttCTTTTTCTTATTATCCCAAGTAGGAataattggggtatttatagactccaaatgacttcaaaaaataaagataaaattcaaatcctcgggATTTCggagtactagcggtaccaccgcatgtAGCCTAGTGTATtaacggtaccattgcctatgctaggcgataccaccacctgacacagtttgGAAGATTGTATCTGGGCAATACTActgcggtggtaccaccattatGATAACATACACTTCGTATGAACGTACACTGTATTTGAGCAGTACcgctgttgtgggaaacaactttttaagccttggcctcggggccgacgcggctcggttcgggggtccggatgtcgaggatctctggcggcgtccctcggggtctcccgacgGCCGAgcgcggtggttcgggtcgggaggtcgggtcggtaggtcgggaggaagctccgccgcagcgccgggaagaggcgacccCGTCTCgcacctacacacaggtcgggccgggagct is part of the Musa acuminata AAA Group cultivar baxijiao unplaced genomic scaffold, Cavendish_Baxijiao_AAA HiC_scaffold_42, whole genome shotgun sequence genome and encodes:
- the LOC135653881 gene encoding LRR receptor-like serine/threonine-protein kinase GSO1, translated to MALVPVFRFVLLFLLAVELELSWGNPEVRALMEVKAALDPEDRILSSWTSEGDPCRGNFEGVACNEHGKVANISLQGKGLTGSISPAVAGLKCLSGLYLHYNAISGKIPIEIANLTELSDLYLNVNNLSGSIPVELGTMTSLQVLQLCYNQLTGSIPNQLGRLKKLSVLALQSNQLSGAIPASLGDLTQLTRLDLSFNRLFGSIPVKLAQIPQLTVLDVRNNSLSGNVPSGLRRLSGGFHYGNNKGLCGVGFASLGVCDSDDPLMPNKPEPFGPDSRGFRPQQIPESANLNSNCNASRCLNSPKSFSGTVIVGIVVVAVGVMVCGLFAFVWYRRRKQKIGSALEVSNSRCSTDQPKEMFRKSASPLISLEYSNGWDPLADGRSGVGFSQEVSRSFRFNLEEVECATQYFSEVNLLGKSNFAATYKGILRDGSIVAIKSINKTSCKTEEAEFLKGLKLLTLLHHENLIALRGFCCSRGRGECFLVYDFVTNGSLLQYLDVKDNAQRVLDWPTRVSIIKGIAKGIHYLHSSRPNKPSIVHQNISAEKILIDQHFAPRLSGSGLHKLLADDVVFSTLKASAAMGYLAPEYTTVGRFTEKSDVYSFGVVIFQILTGKTNVTQLRLGPDSIKLEDTLDENLHGNFSKPEATKLVGIAMICMSEMANQRPTMEAVLQQLSISC